One segment of Microbacterium arborescens DNA contains the following:
- a CDS encoding GH1 family beta-glucosidase — MTLNLDRIQQENMNASRSFPTGFLFGAATAAYQIEGAAFEDGRTASIWDAFARVPGAVINADNGDVACDHYHRYRDDVALMKELGLDTYRFSTSWSRVRPDGGPLNPQGVDFYERLVDELLGAGIIPWLTLYHWDLPQAIEERGGWTLRETADRFTEYALDMHDALGDRVHHWTTLNEPWCSSFLSYTAGIHAPGRFDIGDGMLAAHHLLLGHGQTVAALRERDASLSLGITLNLTVAEPADPTDAADVDAARRIDGQFNRWFLDPIFRAAYPGDIVADIERVDAAAVERWRDAVRPGDAAIIAQPLDALGVNYYHGEFVGGRPDPNPPAPGDAPTDRETGSPWPAGHDIYWHERGLPRTSMHWEVQPAGLTQLLERVWTEYAQPVGTILYVTENGAAYDDELVEVDGEKTVPDTERAEFLRVHLGAILDAQDAGVDVRGYFYWSLLDNFEWAWGYEKRFGIVHVDYHTQERTLKDSAKEYRRVIADRAIDVPAAADAARTAVPR, encoded by the coding sequence CCGGCTTCCTCTTCGGAGCGGCCACCGCGGCGTACCAGATCGAGGGCGCGGCCTTCGAAGACGGACGCACCGCGTCGATCTGGGATGCGTTCGCCCGTGTGCCCGGTGCCGTCATCAACGCCGACAACGGTGACGTCGCGTGCGACCACTACCACCGCTACCGCGACGACGTCGCGCTCATGAAGGAACTCGGTCTCGACACCTACCGGTTCTCGACGTCGTGGTCGCGCGTGCGTCCCGACGGCGGACCGCTCAACCCGCAGGGCGTCGACTTCTACGAGCGTCTCGTCGACGAGCTGCTCGGCGCCGGCATCATCCCGTGGCTGACGCTCTACCACTGGGATCTGCCGCAGGCCATCGAGGAGCGGGGTGGCTGGACCCTTCGCGAGACGGCCGATCGCTTCACCGAGTACGCCCTCGACATGCACGACGCCCTCGGCGACCGCGTCCACCACTGGACGACGCTCAACGAGCCGTGGTGCTCGTCGTTCCTCAGCTACACCGCCGGCATCCACGCGCCGGGGCGGTTCGACATCGGCGACGGCATGCTCGCCGCCCACCACCTGCTGCTCGGCCACGGCCAGACCGTCGCCGCGCTGCGGGAGCGCGACGCGTCGCTGTCGCTCGGCATCACGCTGAACCTGACGGTCGCCGAGCCCGCCGACCCGACCGACGCCGCCGACGTCGACGCGGCGCGACGGATCGACGGACAGTTCAACCGCTGGTTCCTCGACCCGATCTTCCGGGCCGCGTACCCCGGCGACATCGTCGCCGACATCGAGAGAGTGGATGCCGCGGCGGTCGAGCGCTGGCGCGACGCCGTGCGCCCGGGCGACGCGGCGATCATCGCGCAGCCCCTCGATGCTCTCGGGGTGAACTACTACCACGGCGAGTTCGTGGGCGGTCGTCCCGACCCGAACCCGCCGGCCCCGGGCGACGCGCCGACCGATCGCGAGACCGGCTCGCCGTGGCCCGCCGGTCACGACATCTACTGGCACGAGCGGGGCCTGCCCCGCACGTCGATGCACTGGGAGGTGCAGCCCGCGGGGCTGACGCAGCTGCTCGAGCGCGTGTGGACCGAGTACGCGCAGCCCGTGGGCACGATCCTCTACGTCACCGAGAACGGCGCCGCGTACGACGACGAGCTCGTCGAGGTCGACGGCGAGAAGACGGTGCCCGACACCGAGCGCGCCGAGTTCCTGCGGGTGCACCTGGGCGCGATCCTCGACGCGCAGGATGCCGGTGTCGACGTCCGCGGCTACTTCTACTGGTCGCTGCTCGACAACTTCGAATGGGCCTGGGGGTACGAGAAGCGTTTCGGCATCGTGCACGTGGATTACCACACTCAGGAGCGGACGTTGAAGGACAGCGCGAAGGAGTATCGTCGGGTCATCGCAGATCGTGCGATCGACGTTCCCGCTGCGGCGGACGCCGCCCGGACCGCCGTCCCGAGGTAG
- a CDS encoding LacI family DNA-binding transcriptional regulator — protein MISDQTRTAATIEEVAAVAGVSRSTVSRVVNGSTAVSPAALESVRRAIAELNYVPNRAARSLASRSTLAIALVVPEDTNRVFGDPFFASVVSGINSRISRSDYVLNLIMASADPGDKTAQYVRSGAVDGAIIVSHHTSDTFIERIAAAVPVVYGGRPVRSRGGDYYIDVDNVAGARDATAYLIGRGCRHIGAITGPPSMPAGVDRAEGYRVALAESGLTSAPVVQGDFTTESGAAAMRAILAAGEPLDGLFVASDLMARGAMQVLAAEGIRIPDEVAVMGFDDSPVALTTEPQLTTMRQPSFTQGECMADVLLARLAGMSPPEVTILDTELIVRGSA, from the coding sequence GTGATCTCCGATCAGACCCGGACGGCCGCGACCATCGAAGAGGTCGCGGCCGTCGCCGGTGTGTCGCGCTCCACCGTCTCGCGCGTCGTCAACGGCTCGACCGCCGTCAGCCCCGCCGCTCTCGAGTCGGTGCGACGCGCGATAGCCGAGCTCAATTACGTCCCCAACCGTGCGGCGCGTTCGCTCGCCAGCCGATCGACGCTGGCGATCGCGCTCGTCGTGCCCGAAGACACCAACCGGGTGTTCGGCGACCCCTTCTTCGCTTCGGTCGTGTCGGGCATCAACTCGCGCATCAGCCGCAGCGACTATGTGCTGAACCTGATCATGGCCAGCGCCGACCCCGGCGACAAGACCGCCCAGTACGTGCGCAGCGGCGCCGTCGACGGTGCGATCATCGTGTCTCACCACACGAGCGACACCTTCATCGAACGCATCGCCGCCGCGGTCCCCGTCGTCTACGGCGGCCGCCCGGTGCGGTCCCGTGGGGGCGACTACTACATCGACGTCGACAACGTCGCCGGCGCACGCGACGCCACCGCCTACCTCATCGGGCGGGGCTGCCGTCACATCGGCGCCATCACCGGTCCGCCGTCGATGCCCGCTGGCGTCGACCGCGCCGAGGGGTACCGTGTCGCCCTTGCCGAGTCGGGCCTCACGTCCGCTCCCGTCGTGCAGGGCGACTTCACGACCGAGTCCGGCGCCGCGGCGATGCGTGCCATCCTCGCGGCGGGCGAGCCGCTGGACGGGCTCTTCGTCGCGAGCGATCTCATGGCGCGCGGCGCCATGCAGGTGCTCGCGGCCGAGGGCATCCGCATCCCCGACGAGGTCGCCGTCATGGGCTTCGACGATTCGCCGGTAGCGCTGACCACCGAGCCGCAGCTGACGACGATGCGGCAGCCCTCGTTCACGCAGGGCGAGTGCATGGCCGATGTCCTGCTCGCCCGGCTCGCGGGGATGTCGCCGCCCGAAGTGACGATCCTCGACACGGAGCTCATCGTGCGCGGCTCGGCCTGA
- a CDS encoding VOC family protein — MNEKLADATTMGAVTLLVGNLDGMTRYYRDVVTLQVLAADGDTVTLGRARRPVVILRHEPALRHAAAGSAGLFHTAILFETQSALAAALYSVARHAPTTFTGSADHLVSQAFYFTDPEGNGIELYWDRDRSTWSWTHGQVEMDTLYLDPNAFLREHLDPAALDGAGSAGSAPSDPARVGHVHLSVGDVATARAFYIGALGFDTTAALGDQALFVSAGGYHHHMAMNVWNSRGAGPRMPALGLGRVDLALPTPDDLGALAERLRHHGVAVRDDGRTVAFDDPWNNTLYAAVA; from the coding sequence ATGAATGAGAAGCTCGCAGATGCCACGACGATGGGCGCCGTCACCCTGCTGGTCGGCAACCTCGACGGCATGACGCGCTACTACCGTGACGTCGTGACCCTGCAGGTCCTCGCCGCCGACGGCGACACCGTCACGCTCGGGCGCGCCCGCCGGCCGGTCGTGATCCTGCGCCACGAGCCCGCGCTCCGCCACGCGGCCGCCGGATCGGCGGGCCTCTTCCACACCGCCATCCTCTTCGAGACGCAGTCGGCCCTCGCCGCGGCGCTCTACAGCGTCGCCCGACACGCCCCGACGACCTTCACCGGCAGCGCCGACCACCTCGTCAGCCAGGCGTTCTACTTCACCGACCCCGAGGGCAACGGCATCGAGCTCTACTGGGACCGCGATCGCAGCACCTGGTCGTGGACCCATGGGCAGGTCGAGATGGACACGCTCTACCTCGACCCCAACGCCTTCCTGCGCGAGCACCTCGACCCCGCGGCGCTCGACGGCGCGGGCAGCGCCGGCTCCGCACCGTCCGATCCTGCCCGCGTCGGGCACGTGCACCTCTCCGTCGGCGACGTGGCGACGGCCCGGGCGTTCTACATCGGCGCCCTCGGCTTCGACACGACCGCGGCGCTCGGCGATCAGGCCCTCTTCGTCAGCGCCGGCGGCTACCACCACCACATGGCGATGAATGTCTGGAACTCTCGGGGCGCAGGGCCCCGCATGCCGGCGCTCGGCCTCGGCCGCGTCGATCTCGCCCTGCCGACGCCCGACGACCTCGGCGCTCTCGCCGAACGCCTCCGCCACCACGGCGTCGCCGTTCGCGACGACGGCCGCACGGTCGCGTTCGACGACCCGTGGAACAACACGCTCTACGCCGCCGTAGCCTGA
- a CDS encoding uracil-xanthine permease family protein has translation MPIWSLHGDGRTVARGAVVKPGERLNWPGTIAIGAQHVVAMFGATFLVPIITGFPVSTTLLFSGLGTLVFLLITRNKLPSYLGSSFAFIAPITALNGGNRLETGEQITQALLGVVVAGLLLAAVGFIVQAFGTGWIEKLMPPVVAGAIVALIGFNLAPAAWNNFQLQPEIATVTLCAVILFSVLFRGFLGRISIFLGVIVGYIVAAVTGQVKFEAVEAADWFGLPDFHLVAIGDAAAWSIVPMFLPVVLVLIAENVGHVRGVATMTDDPSINKHTGRALIADGVATTLAGGFGGSGTTTYGENIGVMAATRVYSTAAYWVAGIVAILLAFSPKVGAVFNTIPAGVLGGVTTALYGLIGVIGIKIWVDNRVDFSRPVNQYTVAVSFVIAIAGFAMNLGSLQFGAIVLGTIAALVIYHAGNAIARWRKTGADDGGPIPAVGPLGGDPQ, from the coding sequence ATGCCCATCTGGTCCCTCCACGGCGACGGTCGCACCGTCGCGCGCGGCGCCGTCGTCAAGCCCGGCGAGCGCCTGAACTGGCCCGGCACGATCGCCATCGGCGCGCAGCACGTCGTCGCGATGTTCGGTGCGACGTTCCTCGTGCCGATCATCACCGGCTTCCCCGTGTCGACGACCCTGCTCTTCTCCGGTCTCGGCACCCTCGTCTTCCTGCTGATCACGCGCAACAAGCTGCCCAGCTACCTGGGCTCGTCGTTCGCCTTCATCGCGCCCATCACGGCGCTCAACGGCGGGAACCGCCTCGAGACCGGCGAGCAGATCACGCAGGCGCTCCTCGGCGTCGTCGTCGCGGGCCTCCTGCTCGCGGCGGTCGGCTTCATCGTGCAGGCCTTCGGCACGGGCTGGATCGAAAAGCTCATGCCGCCCGTGGTCGCCGGCGCGATCGTCGCGCTGATCGGCTTCAACCTCGCGCCCGCGGCGTGGAACAACTTCCAGCTCCAGCCAGAGATCGCCACGGTCACCCTGTGCGCCGTCATCCTGTTCAGCGTGCTGTTCCGCGGTTTCCTCGGCCGGATCTCGATCTTCCTCGGCGTGATCGTCGGCTACATCGTGGCCGCCGTCACCGGTCAGGTGAAGTTCGAGGCCGTCGAGGCCGCCGACTGGTTCGGCCTTCCCGACTTCCACCTCGTGGCCATCGGGGATGCCGCGGCCTGGTCGATCGTGCCGATGTTCCTGCCGGTCGTGCTCGTCCTGATCGCCGAGAACGTCGGCCACGTGCGCGGTGTCGCCACCATGACCGACGACCCGTCGATCAACAAGCACACCGGCCGCGCGCTCATCGCCGACGGCGTCGCGACGACCCTCGCCGGCGGCTTCGGCGGCTCGGGCACCACGACCTACGGCGAGAACATCGGCGTCATGGCCGCGACCCGCGTCTACTCCACGGCCGCGTACTGGGTGGCGGGCATCGTCGCGATCCTGCTCGCGTTCTCGCCCAAGGTCGGGGCCGTGTTCAACACGATCCCGGCGGGAGTGCTCGGCGGCGTCACCACCGCCCTCTACGGCCTCATCGGCGTGATCGGCATCAAGATCTGGGTCGACAACCGCGTCGACTTCTCCCGCCCCGTCAACCAATACACCGTCGCGGTGTCGTTCGTCATCGCGATCGCCGGCTTCGCGATGAACCTCGGCTCGCTGCAGTTCGGCGCGATCGTGCTCGGCACCATCGCCGCCCTCGTCATCTACCACGCGGGCAACGCGATCGCGCGCTGGCGCAAGACCGGCGCCGACGACGGTGGGCCCATCCCCGCGGTGGGCCCCCTGGGCGGCGACCCCCAGTAA
- a CDS encoding phosphoribosylaminoimidazolesuccinocarboxamide synthase, which produces MSALDLPGWKHVYSGKVRDLYRPDDGAHGRMLVVASDRVSAFDQVLDPGIPGKGELLTRLSLWWFAQLAGRDGGRPIPNHVLGLQPPAVVAARAMIVRELDMQPIECIVRGYLTGTGWAEYSENGTVCGIPLPAGLENGDRLPEPIYTPAYKAPLGEHDENISFERTVELVGAETAAALRDASLEIYRRAAALAESKGLILADTKFEFGLDADGVLTLADEVLTSDSSRYWDAEAWRTGTTPAERMASYDKQIVRDWLGANWDKTGTPPALPAEIVERTAAKYRELLETLAG; this is translated from the coding sequence GTGAGCGCCCTCGATCTGCCCGGCTGGAAGCACGTGTACTCCGGCAAGGTCCGCGACCTGTACCGCCCCGACGACGGAGCGCACGGTCGGATGCTGGTCGTTGCCAGCGACCGCGTGAGCGCGTTCGACCAGGTGCTCGATCCCGGCATCCCCGGCAAGGGCGAGCTGCTCACTCGACTGAGCCTGTGGTGGTTCGCCCAGCTCGCCGGCCGTGACGGCGGCCGGCCGATCCCCAACCATGTGCTCGGGCTTCAGCCCCCGGCAGTCGTCGCCGCGCGCGCCATGATCGTCCGCGAACTCGACATGCAGCCGATCGAGTGCATCGTGCGCGGGTACCTGACCGGCACGGGCTGGGCCGAGTACTCCGAGAACGGCACGGTGTGCGGCATCCCGCTGCCCGCCGGCCTCGAGAACGGCGACCGCCTGCCCGAGCCGATCTACACACCGGCCTACAAGGCCCCGCTCGGCGAGCACGATGAGAACATCTCGTTCGAGCGCACCGTCGAGCTCGTCGGAGCCGAGACCGCCGCCGCGCTGCGCGACGCGTCGCTCGAGATCTATCGACGGGCCGCCGCCCTCGCCGAGAGCAAGGGGCTCATCCTCGCCGACACGAAGTTCGAGTTCGGGCTCGATGCCGACGGCGTGCTGACCCTCGCCGACGAGGTGCTCACGAGCGACTCGTCGCGCTACTGGGATGCCGAGGCCTGGCGCACCGGCACGACGCCCGCCGAGCGCATGGCGAGCTACGACAAGCAGATCGTGCGCGACTGGCTGGGCGCCAATTGGGACAAGACCGGCACTCCCCCGGCGCTGCCTGCCGAGATCGTCGAGCGCACCGCGGCGAAGTACCGCGAGCTGCTCGAGACGCTCGCCGGCTGA
- a CDS encoding PadR family transcriptional regulator: MPDAVDRLTPLGLMLLALLHEDDMHAYEMVRLLRERKADRLVALTHGTIYHTVARLERQGLIAEVGTDRDGNRPERTTYTLTGAGADMLIAWVRRELPAVDRPERFRVALAESHNLDRAEVVALLSERRDALAASLDAHRQARDHAIERGSYPQFWIEVHRETALLSADVAWLDEAVEYIRRPDTVWGVTDLAPTDRYLAQREAARA; this comes from the coding sequence ATGCCGGATGCCGTCGACCGACTCACCCCGCTGGGGCTGATGCTGCTCGCGCTGCTGCACGAGGACGACATGCACGCCTACGAGATGGTCCGTCTGCTGCGCGAGCGCAAGGCCGACCGCCTCGTCGCCCTGACGCACGGCACGATCTATCACACGGTCGCACGCCTTGAGCGGCAGGGACTCATCGCCGAGGTCGGCACCGATCGTGACGGCAACCGTCCGGAGCGGACGACGTACACGCTGACCGGGGCCGGCGCCGACATGCTGATCGCGTGGGTGCGGCGCGAGCTCCCCGCCGTCGACCGGCCCGAGCGTTTTCGCGTCGCGCTGGCCGAGTCGCATAACCTCGACCGCGCCGAAGTGGTGGCGCTCCTCAGCGAGCGACGCGACGCCCTGGCGGCATCCCTCGACGCGCACCGCCAGGCGCGCGACCACGCGATCGAACGCGGCTCCTACCCCCAGTTCTGGATCGAGGTGCATCGCGAGACGGCTCTGCTGTCGGCGGATGTCGCCTGGCTCGACGAAGCGGTCGAGTACATCCGTCGCCCCGACACCGTGTGGGGGGTCACCGACCTCGCACCGACCGACCGCTATCTGGCACAGAGAGAAGCCGCACGCGCATGA
- a CDS encoding DHA2 family efflux MFS transporter permease subunit, with amino-acid sequence MSEKTDTVRAPGGAPSAVNPWPALWAMVIGFFMILVDTTIVSVANPAIKAALDPSTGNLDNVVWVTSSYLLAYAVPLLVTGRLGDRFGPKNIYLIGLAIFTVASLACGLSGSLAVLIVARAVQGLGAALMTPQTMAVITRTFPAERRGAAMGLWGATAGVATLVGPLAGGLLVDGFGWEWIFFVNIPVGVVAFVLAWRLVPQLETHPHRFDVVGVVLSAIGLFLIVFGLQEGEHYDWAAGIWAMIAAGVVVMAVFVWTQGRTKSEPLVPLELFRDRNFAISNIAIAAVGFTVTSMALPMAFFTQLARGLTPTQSALLLVPMAILSGALAPLAGRILDRVDPRLLLVPGLTLMVVGLVGYALLMNTEAPVLLLLIPAAIIGVANAGMWGPLATTATRNLPPRQAGAGSGIYNTTRTVGSVIGSAAIAAYMQSRLTANLPGAGDAAGGDFGGGGGSMPPAIAEGFSAAMAQAMVLPAVVIGVAVIVVIFLKRPAHLAQR; translated from the coding sequence ATGAGCGAGAAGACCGACACCGTCCGCGCCCCCGGAGGCGCCCCATCCGCCGTCAACCCGTGGCCCGCCCTGTGGGCGATGGTCATCGGATTCTTCATGATCCTCGTCGACACGACGATCGTCTCGGTCGCGAATCCTGCGATCAAGGCCGCGCTCGACCCGTCGACGGGCAACCTCGACAACGTCGTGTGGGTCACGTCGTCGTACCTGCTCGCGTACGCCGTGCCGCTGCTGGTCACGGGCCGTCTCGGCGACCGGTTCGGGCCGAAGAACATCTACCTGATCGGGCTCGCGATCTTCACGGTCGCCTCCCTCGCTTGCGGGCTGTCGGGCTCCCTCGCCGTTCTCATCGTCGCCCGCGCCGTGCAGGGCCTCGGCGCAGCCCTCATGACTCCGCAGACGATGGCGGTCATCACCCGCACCTTCCCCGCCGAACGCCGAGGCGCCGCCATGGGCCTGTGGGGCGCCACCGCCGGTGTCGCCACCCTCGTCGGCCCCCTCGCGGGCGGCCTGCTCGTCGACGGTTTCGGCTGGGAGTGGATCTTCTTCGTCAACATCCCCGTCGGCGTCGTGGCGTTCGTGCTGGCGTGGCGCCTCGTGCCCCAGCTCGAGACGCACCCCCACCGCTTCGATGTCGTGGGCGTCGTGCTGAGCGCGATCGGACTCTTCCTCATCGTCTTCGGCCTGCAGGAGGGCGAGCACTATGACTGGGCCGCCGGCATCTGGGCGATGATCGCCGCGGGCGTCGTCGTCATGGCGGTCTTCGTCTGGACACAGGGACGCACCAAGAGCGAGCCGCTCGTGCCGCTCGAGCTCTTCCGCGACCGCAACTTCGCGATCTCCAACATCGCGATCGCGGCCGTCGGGTTCACCGTGACGAGCATGGCTCTGCCGATGGCTTTCTTCACGCAGCTCGCGCGCGGCCTCACGCCGACGCAGTCGGCGCTGCTGCTGGTGCCGATGGCGATCCTCTCGGGTGCGCTCGCGCCGCTGGCCGGCCGCATCCTCGATCGGGTCGACCCGCGTCTGCTGCTCGTCCCCGGTCTGACGCTGATGGTGGTGGGCCTGGTCGGCTACGCGCTGCTGATGAACACCGAGGCGCCGGTGCTGCTGCTCCTCATCCCCGCCGCCATCATCGGTGTCGCCAACGCCGGCATGTGGGGACCCCTCGCCACGACGGCGACCCGCAACCTGCCGCCGCGCCAGGCCGGCGCGGGCTCGGGCATCTACAACACGACCCGAACGGTCGGCTCGGTGATCGGCTCGGCGGCGATCGCGGCGTACATGCAGTCGCGGCTCACCGCGAACCTCCCCGGTGCGGGGGATGCCGCGGGCGGCGACTTCGGCGGTGGCGGCGGCTCGATGCCTCCCGCGATCGCCGAGGGGTTCTCGGCCGCGATGGCTCAGGCGATGGTGCTGCCGGCCGTCGTCATCGGGGTCGCCGTGATCGTCGTGATCTTCCTGAAGCGTCCCGCGCACCTCGCGCAGCGCTGA
- the purD gene encoding phosphoribosylamine--glycine ligase, whose amino-acid sequence MKILVLGSGAREHAIILALAAEGAGHELLAAPGNAGIARDAQIIAGLDQNDPVAVTEFAGSANVDLVVVGPEAPLIAGVADALRERGIPVFGPGKVAAQLEGSKAFAKRVMDEAGVPTGRAVRARSRAEVESALDELGAPHVVKADGLAAGKGVIVTDDREAALAHADTYLPGGPVLIEEFLAGPEVSLFFVSDGDTVRALSPAQDYKRAYDGDAGPNTGGMGAYSPLPWLADRFGSEAEFVAEVTRDVAEPVIRHLDAEGTPFIGLLYAGLILTDAGIKVIEFNARFGDPETQVVLARLTSSLSELLMAAASGRLESEPDPTFSSDAAVTVVLASEGYPEQPVTGRPLAGLDAAASVEGVHLAHAATAETIDGLVATGGRVLNVVAVGTDFAEARDRAYRALSEITLEGSHHRTDIAARVAD is encoded by the coding sequence GTGAAGATCCTGGTCCTCGGCTCGGGCGCGCGCGAGCACGCCATCATCCTCGCTCTCGCCGCGGAGGGCGCCGGCCACGAACTGCTCGCGGCCCCCGGCAACGCCGGCATCGCCCGCGATGCCCAGATCATCGCGGGCCTCGATCAGAACGACCCGGTCGCGGTGACCGAGTTCGCGGGCAGCGCGAACGTCGACCTCGTCGTCGTCGGCCCCGAGGCGCCGCTCATCGCCGGCGTCGCCGACGCGCTGCGCGAGCGCGGCATCCCGGTCTTCGGCCCCGGCAAGGTCGCTGCCCAGCTCGAAGGGTCGAAGGCCTTCGCCAAGCGGGTCATGGACGAGGCCGGGGTGCCGACCGGTCGCGCGGTTCGGGCACGCAGCCGAGCCGAGGTCGAGTCCGCGCTCGACGAGCTCGGCGCACCCCACGTGGTCAAGGCCGACGGCCTGGCAGCCGGTAAGGGCGTCATCGTCACCGACGACCGCGAGGCAGCGCTCGCCCACGCCGACACGTATCTGCCCGGCGGCCCGGTGCTGATCGAGGAGTTCCTCGCCGGCCCCGAGGTCTCGCTCTTCTTCGTCTCGGACGGCGACACCGTGCGCGCCCTCAGCCCCGCGCAGGACTACAAGCGCGCCTACGACGGCGACGCCGGCCCGAACACCGGCGGCATGGGCGCCTACTCGCCGCTGCCGTGGCTCGCCGACCGGTTCGGCAGCGAGGCGGAGTTCGTCGCCGAGGTCACGCGCGACGTGGCCGAGCCCGTCATCCGCCACCTCGACGCCGAGGGCACCCCCTTCATCGGCCTCCTCTACGCGGGCCTCATCCTCACCGACGCGGGAATCAAGGTCATCGAGTTCAACGCGCGCTTCGGTGACCCCGAGACGCAGGTCGTGCTCGCCCGGCTGACGTCATCGCTGTCGGAGCTGCTGATGGCCGCCGCGAGCGGCCGACTCGAGTCCGAGCCCGACCCGACGTTCTCGAGCGACGCCGCCGTCACCGTCGTGCTCGCGAGCGAGGGCTACCCCGAGCAGCCCGTCACCGGGCGGCCTCTCGCGGGGCTCGACGCCGCAGCATCCGTCGAGGGCGTGCACCTCGCTCACGCTGCGACCGCCGAGACGATCGACGGGCTCGTCGCCACCGGCGGGCGGGTGCTGAACGTCGTCGCGGTCGGCACCGACTTCGCCGAGGCCCGAGACCGCGCCTACCGCGCACTGTCCGAGATCACGCTCGAGGGCTCGCACCACCGCACCGACATCGCCGCCCGCGTCGCGGACTAG